A window from Flavobacterium gyeonganense encodes these proteins:
- a CDS encoding response regulator yields MAHKIRIHLADDHLVLIDGLINLLSTVSEFEIVGSSSNGLNIFDEVTTNNAHILVLDLSMPEKDGIEVLKEFQQKGYPCKVIILSSYDDLKIIREVMNLGASGYLTKKCAGENIIEAIEVVNEGQEYFCNSVREKIFNTFTENNPKLNKKNIVPENSILTCRELEIVTLISLEYSGKEISEQLFISTNTVETHRKNIMKKLQTKNTIGLVKYAIKNNLIKS; encoded by the coding sequence ATGGCACATAAAATAAGAATACACCTAGCAGATGACCATTTAGTACTTATTGATGGATTGATAAATTTATTAAGTACTGTTTCTGAATTCGAGATTGTAGGTTCATCCTCTAATGGCTTGAATATTTTCGATGAAGTAACAACTAACAATGCCCATATTCTAGTACTTGATCTTAGTATGCCTGAGAAAGATGGTATTGAAGTTTTAAAAGAGTTTCAGCAAAAAGGATATCCTTGTAAAGTTATCATCCTGTCCAGCTATGATGATTTAAAAATAATCAGGGAAGTAATGAATTTAGGTGCCAGCGGCTATCTGACTAAAAAATGTGCAGGTGAAAATATAATCGAAGCCATTGAAGTAGTCAATGAAGGACAAGAATATTTTTGCAACTCTGTAAGAGAAAAAATCTTCAATACTTTTACTGAAAACAATCCTAAATTAAATAAAAAAAATATCGTTCCTGAAAATTCAATTTTAACATGCCGGGAATTAGAAATTGTAACTCTAATTTCACTTGAGTATAGTGGAAAAGAAATAAGTGAACAATTATTTATAAGCACCAATACTGTAGAAACCCATCGCAAAAATATTATGAAAAAGCTGCAGACAAAAAATACTATTGGACTTGTAAAATATGCTATCAAAAACAATTTGATTAAATCCTAA
- a CDS encoding sensor histidine kinase has protein sequence METTAAVTNMLNGMYYSYIKDNPKADYNFKKGIENAIKYDEKTDLSYIYQEYSKFLSKNKNFEAAYKNLSSFQQLNDEINLQDKAKKAKIAGINLEIDEYKREIDKMGIESKKREKLFHSESARKNKMTTIILSLFLISLILFYFFYQNTKLKQKNRIKDIQNKINQNLINATIDGQENERKKIALFLHDTISASLSSAGMHLNVFLSQHSSLPAEITKTKLILDETHDKVRDLSHDLIPTLLARFGLLYALDDLCEKYSNSTLHFEYQNTIPIKKRYTEKFETRLYFIISELLNNIIKHSDASKALVCLIENHNEMIIEITDNGKGFDINKFNFVEGFGLHQIKARINNLNGQFDVKSKINEGTSINISVPLNS, from the coding sequence ATGGAAACCACAGCCGCCGTTACCAACATGCTTAATGGCATGTACTACAGTTATATAAAAGATAATCCTAAAGCAGATTACAATTTCAAAAAGGGTATTGAAAATGCCATAAAATACGATGAGAAAACTGATTTGTCTTACATCTATCAGGAATATTCAAAATTTTTATCTAAAAATAAAAATTTTGAAGCCGCTTATAAAAACTTAAGCTCCTTTCAGCAATTAAACGACGAAATTAATCTTCAGGATAAAGCAAAAAAAGCAAAAATTGCAGGAATAAATCTCGAAATTGACGAATACAAGAGAGAGATAGACAAAATGGGCATTGAAAGTAAAAAACGGGAAAAATTATTTCACTCTGAAAGTGCCCGCAAAAACAAGATGACGACTATCATCTTATCATTATTCCTTATTAGCCTTATCTTATTTTACTTTTTTTATCAAAACACAAAACTGAAACAAAAAAACAGAATAAAAGACATTCAGAATAAAATAAATCAAAACCTAATCAATGCTACTATTGACGGTCAGGAAAACGAACGGAAAAAGATTGCTTTATTTTTGCATGATACTATTAGTGCTTCATTATCTTCGGCCGGAATGCATTTGAATGTTTTTTTATCTCAACACAGTAGCCTGCCTGCTGAGATTACAAAAACAAAATTAATTTTAGACGAAACCCATGATAAGGTCAGAGATCTTTCCCATGATCTTATTCCTACCTTATTGGCACGTTTTGGTTTATTATATGCGCTGGATGATTTATGCGAAAAATATTCAAATTCCACATTACATTTTGAATACCAAAATACCATTCCAATCAAGAAGAGATATACCGAAAAATTTGAAACCAGGCTTTATTTTATCATTTCTGAGCTTTTGAACAACATCATAAAGCATAGTGATGCCAGTAAAGCATTAGTTTGCCTGATTGAAAATCATAACGAGATGATTATTGAAATTACGGATAACGGAAAAGGATTTGATATCAACAAATTCAATTTTGTGGAAGGATTTGGTCTTCATCAAATAAAGGCTAGAATAAACAATCTCAATGGACAATTTGATGTCAAATCTAAAATTAATGAAGGAACATCAATTAATATAAGTGTACCTTTAAATAGCTAA
- a CDS encoding sensor histidine kinase codes for MFLSQNSTVPDEIIKTKFILDETHDKVRDLSHDLLPTLLVRFGLLYALDDLCEKYSNSTLHFEYQNTISSKKRYAEKFETRLYFIISELLNNIIKHSKATRAEVSLSETENHKHLIIKITDNGKGFDINDFNFVEGFGLNQIKARINNLNGQFDVKSKINEGTSIKITVPLDD; via the coding sequence GTGTTTTTATCTCAAAACAGCACTGTTCCTGATGAAATCATAAAAACAAAATTTATTCTGGACGAAACACATGATAAAGTTAGAGATCTTTCACATGACCTCCTTCCTACTTTATTAGTTCGTTTCGGATTATTATATGCCCTTGATGATTTATGCGAAAAATATTCAAATTCTACATTACATTTTGAATATCAGAATACCATTTCAAGTAAAAAAAGATATGCTGAAAAATTTGAAACCAGACTCTATTTTATTATTTCTGAACTACTCAATAACATTATAAAACATAGCAAGGCAACCCGGGCTGAAGTTTCATTATCAGAAACAGAAAACCATAAACATTTGATTATCAAAATCACAGATAACGGAAAAGGATTTGATATTAATGATTTTAATTTTGTTGAAGGATTTGGACTTAATCAGATAAAAGCCAGAATAAATAACCTGAATGGACAATTTGATGTGAAATCAAAGATTAACGAGGGGACTTCTATTAAAATAACAGTTCCTCTTGACGATTGA
- a CDS encoding metallophosphoesterase family protein — MKKILLLSDTHSHIDDTILKYVVQADEVWHAGDIGDLHVTDSIKKLKPLRCVYGNIDDAQARLEFPLHNRFFCEEVSVWITHIGGYPGKYNPAIREEIQTNPPKLFICGHSHILKVMFDKKNNLLHMNPGAAGKSGFHQVRTMLRFVIEGDKIKDLEIIEIDKRV, encoded by the coding sequence ATGAAAAAAATCCTCCTCCTTTCCGATACTCACAGTCATATTGATGATACTATTTTAAAATATGTTGTGCAGGCTGATGAAGTCTGGCACGCAGGGGATATTGGAGATCTGCATGTTACTGATTCTATCAAAAAATTAAAACCGCTTCGTTGTGTTTATGGGAATATAGATGATGCGCAAGCCCGGTTAGAATTTCCGCTTCACAATAGGTTTTTTTGTGAAGAAGTTTCAGTTTGGATTACCCATATCGGCGGATATCCCGGAAAATATAATCCAGCGATTAGAGAAGAAATACAAACCAATCCCCCAAAATTATTCATTTGCGGGCATTCACATATTTTGAAAGTGATGTTTGATAAAAAAAATAACCTGTTGCACATGAATCCGGGTGCAGCCGGTAAAAGCGGTTTCCATCAGGTAAGAACAATGTTGCGCTTTGTAATTGAAGGAGATAAAATAAAAGATTTAGAAATCATTGAAATAGATAAAAGGGTTTAA
- a CDS encoding SPFH domain-containing protein, whose translation MNEITSYWWIILILFAIVFYKFILRVFFGMVIVPEDRIGLVTKKFVLFGADKSLPDGRIIATKGEAGYQAQTLAPGLYWGMWIWQYSIDMTGFTLIPEGKIGLVLSKDGKEIPTGRILARKVESDNFQDATAFLNNGGQKGRQTAFITTGSYRINTFLFEIVIADQIKIYENMIGIVTALDGEPIPQGQIAGKFVEGHNNFQDFDKFLEHGGNRGLQPQVMLAGSYYINTWGILIEQNPMTDVPIGYVGVVISYIGEDGQDVTGDTFKHGNIVSKGQRGVWMEPFGPGKYALNKYTTKLEPVPTTNLVLNWANARSESHDLDKNLSTITVRSKDGFPFNLDVAQIIHVPAAEAPKVIARFGSMNNLVSQVLEPTIGNYFRNSAQDSDVISFLTTRKERQESAKNHIKLVLDEYNVNAVDTLIGDIVPPDSLMKTLTDRKLAEEEQKTYQIQKMAQEQRQGMEKETAIADMQKEIVRASQSVEIAQRTADATVKKAEGDATSLKLNVNAEAEATKMRANAEAEATKARAGAQAEATKLNASAEAERISKTGLAEAEKIMAIGKSTAEAYQLQVSAMGGDNFTRYKVTEEIGKGNIKVIPDVLISGSGGYDGSISGLLGLKLMEMMDTKDTKDLKDVKKPKS comes from the coding sequence ATGAATGAAATTACTTCTTACTGGTGGATAATTTTAATTTTATTTGCCATTGTTTTTTACAAATTTATTTTGCGTGTTTTCTTCGGAATGGTTATCGTTCCCGAAGACAGAATTGGTTTAGTGACCAAAAAATTCGTTCTGTTTGGTGCAGACAAATCATTGCCAGATGGACGTATAATTGCCACAAAAGGCGAGGCGGGTTATCAGGCACAAACATTGGCTCCGGGTTTGTACTGGGGAATGTGGATCTGGCAATATTCAATCGATATGACCGGATTTACACTCATTCCGGAAGGTAAAATCGGATTGGTTTTAAGTAAAGACGGAAAGGAAATTCCAACCGGAAGAATCCTGGCCAGAAAAGTAGAAAGTGATAATTTTCAGGATGCTACAGCTTTTTTGAACAATGGAGGTCAAAAAGGGCGTCAGACGGCTTTTATTACCACAGGTTCGTATCGTATTAATACTTTTCTGTTCGAAATTGTAATTGCAGATCAAATCAAGATTTACGAAAACATGATTGGTATCGTAACGGCACTTGATGGAGAGCCGATTCCGCAAGGGCAGATTGCAGGTAAATTTGTCGAAGGGCACAATAACTTTCAGGATTTTGATAAGTTTTTGGAGCATGGCGGAAATCGTGGTTTACAGCCTCAGGTTATGCTGGCAGGTTCTTATTATATCAATACATGGGGAATTTTAATTGAGCAAAACCCAATGACGGATGTGCCGATTGGTTATGTTGGTGTAGTGATTTCGTATATTGGTGAAGATGGTCAGGATGTTACGGGGGACACTTTCAAACACGGAAATATTGTTTCTAAAGGACAGCGTGGTGTCTGGATGGAACCATTTGGACCAGGGAAATATGCTTTAAATAAGTATACCACAAAATTGGAACCCGTTCCCACAACGAATTTAGTATTGAACTGGGCAAATGCCAGAAGTGAATCGCATGACTTGGACAAAAACCTTTCGACCATTACGGTTCGTTCAAAAGATGGTTTCCCATTTAATTTAGACGTGGCACAGATTATTCACGTTCCTGCAGCTGAAGCACCAAAAGTAATTGCGCGTTTTGGAAGCATGAATAATCTGGTTTCTCAGGTTCTGGAGCCTACTATTGGTAACTATTTTAGAAATTCAGCTCAGGACAGTGATGTAATTTCGTTCCTGACAACCAGAAAAGAGCGCCAGGAATCGGCTAAAAACCACATAAAATTAGTTCTTGATGAATATAACGTAAATGCAGTTGATACCTTAATTGGAGACATAGTTCCACCAGATTCGTTGATGAAGACTTTGACGGATAGAAAATTAGCCGAAGAAGAACAAAAGACATATCAAATCCAAAAAATGGCACAGGAACAGCGTCAGGGTATGGAAAAAGAAACTGCGATTGCAGATATGCAGAAAGAGATTGTTCGTGCTTCTCAGAGTGTCGAAATTGCACAAAGAACTGCTGATGCAACCGTGAAAAAAGCAGAAGGAGATGCAACCAGTTTGAAACTGAATGTAAATGCTGAAGCCGAAGCTACAAAAATGCGTGCAAATGCCGAAGCCGAAGCAACAAAGGCCAGAGCAGGAGCGCAGGCCGAAGCAACTAAACTAAATGCCAGTGCAGAAGCTGAAAGAATCTCAAAAACTGGTTTGGCTGAAGCCGAAAAGATTATGGCAATTGGTAAATCAACAGCTGAAGCGTATCAGCTTCAGGTGAGCGCGATGGGTGGAGATAACTTTACCCGTTATAAAGTGACCGAAGAAATTGGTAAAGGAAACATCAAAGTAATTCCTGATGTTTTAATTTCCGGAAGCGGAGGATATGATGGTTCTATCAGCGGTTTATTGGGTTTGAAACTAATGGAAATGATGGATACTAAAGACACGAAAGATCTGAAAGACGTTAAAAAACCAAAGTCCTAA
- the truA gene encoding tRNA pseudouridine(38-40) synthase TruA, producing MRYFIHFAYNGTHYHGWQFQPNASSVQETLNKALSVLLNSTINVMGAGRTDTGVHASEMYGHFDFEKSIDVPNLIHKLNSYLPKDIAVFDIIVVHDDAHCRFDATKRTYEYHINTVKNPFLEGLSWYMNQKLDIDLMNEASKILLKHTDFQCFSKVNTDVNTFDCTIFEAYWKKENSKLIFTISANRFLRNMVRAIVGTLVNIGLHKISLTDFENIIASKSREKAGFSVPAHGLYLTEIKYDYIIK from the coding sequence ATGAGATATTTTATTCACTTTGCTTATAACGGAACACATTATCATGGCTGGCAATTTCAGCCGAATGCATCGTCAGTTCAGGAGACTTTAAATAAGGCACTTTCTGTTTTGCTGAATTCTACGATAAATGTAATGGGTGCCGGAAGAACCGATACCGGAGTTCATGCTTCTGAAATGTACGGGCATTTTGATTTTGAAAAGTCTATTGATGTTCCGAATTTGATCCACAAACTCAATTCGTACCTACCAAAAGATATTGCGGTTTTTGACATTATTGTGGTTCATGATGATGCCCATTGCCGATTTGACGCTACAAAAAGAACTTATGAATACCATATCAATACGGTTAAAAATCCGTTTTTAGAAGGACTGAGCTGGTATATGAATCAAAAATTAGATATTGATTTAATGAATGAAGCCTCTAAGATTTTATTAAAACATACCGATTTTCAGTGTTTTTCGAAAGTAAATACGGATGTGAATACATTTGATTGCACGATTTTTGAGGCCTACTGGAAAAAAGAAAACAGCAAACTGATTTTTACTATTTCGGCAAACCGTTTTTTGAGAAATATGGTTCGGGCCATTGTTGGGACTTTGGTAAATATTGGTCTGCACAAAATTTCGCTGACTGATTTTGAGAATATCATTGCAAGTAAAAGCAGAGAGAAAGCAGGATTTTCGGTTCCGGCACATGGTTTATATTTAACCGAAATTAAGTACGATTATATTATAAAATAG
- a CDS encoding ABC transporter ATP-binding protein, with protein MKAKAFDTGLFKRILKYTKPYKWRYYGVILFAVSLSIFAALRPYLLKQTVDGYIKTHDKYGLLMYIILMGVVLLMEVFSQFYFVFWANWLGQDIVKDIRNKLFKHILSFRMKYFDLVPVGQLVTRSVSDIESIARIFSQGLFMIISDLMKMLVVLIFMFYMNWKLTWIVVVAMPILVYITRIFQRKMQVAFEEVRTQIANMNSFVQERVTGMKIVQLFNREKIEAENFKNINDKHRVAWIKTILYNSIFFPIADIISSITLGLVVVFGGFKILNGDNFTTFGDLFSYTMFIGMLFNPLRQIADKFNEMQLGMIAANRVFDIIDTQDHIQDTGTLEAPVFQGSIEFKDIRFSYIPEEEVIKGINLSVASGQTIAIVGSTGAGKSTIINLLNRFYEINSGSIFIDGNNIENYTLASLRKQIAVVLQDVFLFADTIYNNITLHNPEITREQVIDAAKKIGVHDFIINLPDNYDFDVKERGVMLSSGQRQLIAFLRSYVSNPSILILDEATSSIDTYSEELIQRATETITKGRTSIVIAHRLATIVNADKIVVMDKGLIVEQGTHQELLNKADGYYKNLYDSQFSVAN; from the coding sequence ATGAAAGCAAAAGCATTTGACACCGGATTATTTAAACGAATCCTAAAATATACCAAACCTTATAAATGGCGCTATTACGGCGTTATTCTTTTTGCAGTGTCATTATCGATATTTGCTGCACTTCGCCCGTATTTACTGAAACAAACTGTTGACGGCTACATTAAAACACATGATAAATACGGCTTGTTGATGTACATTATCCTGATGGGAGTTGTGTTGCTTATGGAAGTATTCTCTCAGTTTTATTTTGTTTTTTGGGCAAACTGGCTGGGTCAGGATATTGTGAAAGACATTCGGAACAAGCTCTTCAAGCACATTTTGAGTTTCAGGATGAAGTATTTTGATTTGGTTCCGGTTGGGCAATTGGTGACCCGATCTGTTTCGGATATTGAATCGATTGCACGTATTTTCAGTCAGGGATTGTTTATGATCATCAGTGATTTGATGAAAATGCTGGTGGTACTGATTTTTATGTTTTATATGAACTGGAAACTGACCTGGATTGTGGTGGTTGCTATGCCGATCCTGGTTTATATTACCCGAATTTTCCAACGTAAAATGCAGGTTGCCTTTGAGGAAGTCCGTACACAGATTGCCAATATGAACTCCTTTGTTCAGGAACGTGTAACGGGAATGAAAATAGTTCAGCTTTTTAACCGTGAGAAAATCGAAGCAGAAAACTTTAAAAATATTAACGACAAACATCGTGTTGCGTGGATCAAAACGATTTTATATAACTCGATCTTTTTTCCGATTGCCGATATTATTTCGTCTATCACTTTAGGACTGGTTGTTGTTTTTGGTGGATTTAAAATTCTGAACGGAGATAACTTTACGACTTTCGGGGATTTATTTTCGTATACTATGTTCATCGGAATGCTGTTTAATCCGCTTCGTCAGATTGCGGATAAATTCAATGAGATGCAATTAGGAATGATTGCTGCCAATCGTGTTTTTGATATTATTGACACACAGGATCACATTCAGGACACCGGAACCCTCGAGGCACCTGTTTTTCAGGGAAGCATAGAATTTAAAGACATTCGTTTTAGTTACATTCCGGAAGAAGAAGTTATAAAAGGTATTAATTTATCTGTAGCTTCGGGACAGACAATCGCTATTGTGGGTTCGACGGGAGCCGGAAAATCTACTATTATAAATTTACTAAACCGCTTTTACGAAATTAACAGCGGAAGCATTTTTATCGACGGAAATAATATAGAAAACTATACTCTGGCCTCTTTGCGAAAACAGATTGCGGTGGTTTTACAGGATGTTTTTTTGTTTGCCGATACCATTTACAATAACATTACTTTACACAATCCCGAAATTACTCGTGAACAGGTTATTGATGCCGCTAAAAAAATTGGCGTGCACGATTTTATCATTAACCTGCCTGATAATTATGACTTTGATGTAAAAGAGCGAGGTGTTATGCTTTCTTCCGGGCAACGACAACTGATTGCATTTTTACGTTCGTATGTGAGCAATCCGAGTATTTTGATTTTGGATGAAGCTACCTCTTCAATCGACACCTATTCTGAAGAATTGATTCAGCGCGCTACAGAAACAATTACCAAAGGCCGTACTTCTATTGTTATTGCACATCGTCTGGCTACTATTGTTAATGCTGATAAAATTGTGGTGATGGATAAAGGTCTGATAGTTGAGCAAGGCACTCATCAGGAATTACTCAATAAAGCTGATGGTTATTACAAAAATCTGTACGACTCGCAATTTTCGGTTGCTAATTAA
- a CDS encoding histidine kinase, protein MKFKLKKITSRRAFVIYVIVSILITVSSVYILSNLITDLTEKANEEGAQRNFIKKQEFMSQEFSNLLEQENIIRHVLKISNPENLSSNLKVLSSVQTTNSLIVNNWFQINDERIQFGTDSTATQAEINDTENFVLQHKNANYISKIVPFGKEWIWRIYFKLISKNHTTVRFGYDISLKKLHDYFSKVDKSRSATNYAFIFDKSGRCIYHPESNFIGKNIYEISSTRSIDTIFTKKQDFVKRVTMSEFLKVDVIRFTKRLDVKGSHWFICVSFPKNVIDENVTLIKKYSTWIYSITTVMLLLIFYLFSYANRRAYREKGIAIKEKNRLLVENEKIIKEKALIQLQQLKEQINPHFLFNSLNSLYMLVGTDVKTAQKFTLNLSRIYRYLIDPPKKNIVPLKDELLFIEKYIFLQQTRFKEELFFSIKIEDETALEKFIPYLAFQVVVENAIKHNMATQENPLTTQIIIQKDQVIISNNLQKKTHSEPGANFGLKYLSSIYTFYSRTNFETSEKDGNFVCILPLISIHS, encoded by the coding sequence TTGAAATTTAAATTAAAAAAAATAACGTCACGCCGTGCATTCGTAATTTATGTGATTGTCTCTATTCTCATTACGGTTTCTTCTGTTTACATATTAAGTAATTTAATTACAGATCTTACCGAAAAAGCAAATGAGGAAGGGGCACAACGTAATTTTATCAAGAAACAGGAATTCATGTCCCAAGAGTTTTCAAACCTGCTCGAACAGGAAAACATAATAAGACACGTTTTAAAAATTAGCAATCCGGAAAATTTGTCTTCTAATTTAAAGGTTTTGTCATCGGTACAGACAACCAATTCTTTGATCGTAAATAACTGGTTTCAGATTAATGATGAAAGAATTCAGTTTGGAACTGATTCTACTGCTACTCAGGCAGAAATTAATGATACTGAAAATTTTGTTCTTCAACATAAAAATGCAAACTATATAAGTAAAATTGTTCCTTTTGGAAAGGAATGGATCTGGCGGATTTACTTTAAACTAATTTCTAAAAATCATACAACTGTCCGTTTTGGTTACGACATCAGCCTAAAAAAACTTCACGATTATTTTTCTAAAGTAGATAAGTCCAGGTCGGCAACAAATTATGCTTTCATTTTTGATAAATCAGGAAGATGTATTTATCATCCGGAATCTAACTTTATAGGAAAAAATATTTATGAGATTTCTTCTACCAGATCAATTGACACCATTTTTACTAAAAAGCAGGATTTTGTAAAAAGAGTTACGATGTCTGAATTCTTGAAAGTGGATGTGATTCGGTTTACAAAAAGGCTTGATGTCAAAGGTTCTCACTGGTTTATATGTGTTAGTTTTCCAAAAAATGTTATTGACGAAAATGTGACGCTGATAAAAAAATATTCAACCTGGATTTATTCTATAACAACTGTAATGTTATTGTTGATTTTCTATTTATTCTCTTATGCCAACAGACGTGCTTACAGAGAAAAGGGAATCGCTATTAAAGAAAAAAACCGACTTCTGGTTGAGAACGAAAAAATTATAAAAGAAAAAGCTCTGATCCAGCTTCAGCAATTAAAGGAGCAAATTAATCCGCACTTTTTGTTTAATTCGCTCAATTCTCTTTATATGCTGGTGGGAACCGATGTGAAAACAGCACAGAAATTTACATTGAACTTATCCCGTATTTATCGTTATCTGATCGATCCTCCAAAAAAGAATATAGTTCCGTTGAAGGACGAATTATTATTTATTGAAAAATATATCTTTTTACAGCAAACCCGTTTTAAGGAAGAATTATTTTTTTCTATCAAAATTGAAGACGAAACTGCACTGGAAAAATTTATTCCGTATCTGGCATTTCAGGTTGTTGTCGAAAATGCGATCAAGCACAATATGGCAACACAGGAAAATCCTTTAACAACTCAAATTATAATCCAGAAAGATCAGGTCATTATTAGTAACAATCTCCAAAAAAAGACACACAGCGAACCTGGTGCCAATTTTGGCTTAAAATACCTGTCGAGTATTTATACTTTTTATTCCAGAACCAATTTTGAAACTTCAGAAAAAGACGGCAATTTTGTATGCATTCTGCCATTAATATCCATTCACTCCTAA